The following are from one region of the Pirellulaceae bacterium genome:
- a CDS encoding DEAD/DEAH box helicase codes for MNSPAGLSRDAIAAEYFELLPFTPYPIQEEALLAYFTSPQGVLVCAPTGTGKTLIAEAAVYEALRGGTRAYYTTPLIALTDQKLHELRASAVRWGFRESDIGLVTGNRRVNADAPVLVVVAEILLNRLLQPETFDFSQVHAVVMDEFHSFNDPERGIVWELTLGMLPAHTRTLLLSATVGNSYEFTRWLQRSCGRNLQLVEGKDRKVPLSFNWVNDHLLDEWMEKMADGDEVQRRTPALVFCFNRDECWQVGELLKGKQVLDKSKQPHIAAELEKHDWFEGAGPKLKQLLLRGVGIHHAGVLPKYRRVVEELFQKKLLSVTVCTETLSAGINLPARSVVLPTILKGPREKRRLIDTASAQQIFGRAGRPQFDSEGYIYALAHEDDVKLLRWRQKYDQIPEDTKDPGLMRAKKALKKKMPRRREGETYWTQEQFDKLRSGQAAKLSSRGNLPWRLLAYLLLQNPAVQPLREMVGRRLLDSGQVDKAQEQLNRMLLTLWTAGYVQLDPKPKVGRATAPPPVSNQAGDSTFSGKPSGGGLLEAAGLSKLVASSRESLASQASSADSSPSLDGTSDYDLKSYRPEFAYPEPRLELLVRLRSIHPLYGEFLAGHLAIADDTERLLALESTLEMPGTVARHVRVPKIEELPPGPLATLRLDERLLELGLASQEELIGRQPRDDQSPERRYGSGVFDEQPVWIITLGEKLQRLFQYDFPNVHDLSITPVHVAGEVLEFGGQFNKYIVAKGLQKHEGIIFRHLLRLILLLDEMASIPPAECTTQEWEDRIDRQIGRLTECCRQVDPDSTDEALDSGRGGDELTRKLPPVRK; via the coding sequence ATGAATTCACCAGCCGGCTTGTCACGCGATGCTATTGCGGCTGAGTATTTTGAGTTGCTGCCGTTTACGCCTTATCCGATTCAAGAGGAGGCGCTGCTGGCCTATTTTACGTCGCCCCAAGGCGTACTGGTATGTGCGCCGACTGGGACCGGCAAGACGTTGATCGCTGAAGCGGCGGTCTATGAAGCGCTGCGGGGTGGTACGCGCGCCTACTATACCACGCCGCTGATCGCGCTGACGGATCAGAAGCTGCATGAACTGCGTGCGTCGGCGGTGCGCTGGGGATTTCGCGAAAGCGATATCGGCTTGGTCACGGGCAATCGACGAGTCAACGCGGATGCACCGGTACTGGTGGTGGTGGCCGAAATCCTGCTCAATCGACTGCTGCAGCCCGAGACCTTTGATTTCAGCCAAGTCCACGCGGTGGTAATGGATGAATTTCACAGCTTTAACGACCCCGAACGCGGCATCGTGTGGGAGCTGACTTTGGGCATGTTGCCCGCCCACACCCGTACGCTGCTGCTGAGCGCAACCGTCGGTAACAGCTACGAATTCACACGCTGGCTGCAACGCAGTTGTGGCCGCAATTTGCAGTTGGTCGAAGGCAAAGATCGCAAGGTGCCGTTGAGCTTCAACTGGGTCAACGACCATCTGCTGGACGAGTGGATGGAGAAGATGGCCGATGGCGACGAAGTTCAGCGACGTACGCCGGCACTGGTGTTTTGCTTCAATCGCGATGAGTGTTGGCAGGTCGGCGAGTTGCTCAAAGGCAAGCAGGTACTGGACAAATCCAAGCAGCCACACATCGCCGCTGAATTGGAAAAACACGATTGGTTCGAAGGAGCTGGCCCCAAGTTAAAGCAGTTATTGCTGCGCGGCGTGGGCATTCATCATGCCGGTGTGCTGCCCAAGTATCGCCGCGTGGTGGAAGAATTGTTCCAGAAAAAGCTGTTGAGCGTAACGGTCTGCACCGAAACGTTATCTGCCGGGATCAACCTGCCGGCACGGAGCGTGGTGCTGCCTACCATCCTAAAAGGACCTCGCGAAAAGCGGCGGCTGATCGATACCGCGTCCGCACAGCAGATTTTTGGCCGCGCGGGCCGGCCGCAATTCGATTCCGAAGGTTACATCTACGCGCTGGCTCACGAAGATGATGTCAAGCTGCTGCGCTGGCGCCAGAAATACGATCAAATCCCGGAGGATACCAAAGACCCGGGTCTGATGCGGGCCAAGAAGGCACTGAAGAAAAAGATGCCGCGCCGCCGCGAAGGCGAAACCTATTGGACTCAGGAACAATTCGACAAGTTGCGCAGTGGCCAAGCTGCCAAGCTGTCCAGCCGTGGCAACCTGCCCTGGCGTCTTCTGGCTTACCTGTTGCTACAAAACCCCGCCGTTCAACCGTTGCGTGAGATGGTGGGACGTCGGTTGCTGGATAGCGGGCAAGTCGACAAAGCCCAGGAGCAGCTCAACCGCATGTTGCTAACATTGTGGACGGCGGGTTATGTACAGCTCGATCCAAAACCCAAGGTTGGCCGAGCAACTGCGCCTCCGCCAGTCAGCAATCAAGCTGGCGATAGCACGTTCTCGGGCAAACCATCCGGTGGAGGTCTGCTGGAAGCTGCCGGCCTGAGCAAGCTGGTGGCTTCATCGCGTGAATCGCTAGCGTCACAGGCTTCAAGTGCTGATTCGTCGCCATCACTGGATGGTACCAGCGATTACGACTTGAAGAGCTATCGCCCGGAATTCGCATATCCAGAGCCGCGACTGGAACTACTGGTCCGCCTGCGGAGCATTCACCCGCTGTACGGCGAGTTCTTGGCCGGGCATTTGGCGATCGCCGATGACACCGAGCGTTTACTGGCGTTGGAAAGTACACTGGAAATGCCTGGCACAGTAGCTCGTCATGTGCGCGTACCGAAAATTGAAGAACTGCCTCCGGGACCTCTGGCGACTCTGCGACTGGACGAGCGGCTGCTGGAACTTGGTCTAGCCAGTCAAGAAGAACTGATTGGTCGTCAGCCGCGTGACGATCAATCGCCAGAACGACGCTACGGTTCAGGCGTATTTGATGAACAACCGGTGTGGATCATTACACTGGGCGAAAAGCTGCAGCGGTTGTTTCAGTATGATTTTCCGAACGTACATGACCTGTCGATTACGCCAGTTCACGTGGCGGGCGAGGTATTGGAATTCGGTGGTCAGTTCAACAAGTACATCGTAGCCAAGGGCCTGCAAAAGCATGAAGGCATCATCTTTCGACATTTGCTGAGATTAATCCTGTTGTTGGATGAAATGGCCAGCATTCCACCAGCCGAATGCACCACCCAAGAATGGGAGGATCGCATCGACCGGCAAATTGGGCGGCTAACCGAATGCTGCCGCCAAGTTGATCCCGACAGCACTGATGAAGCATTGGACAGCGGTCGTGGTGGTGACGAGCTGACTCGTAAGTTGCCGCCCGTCCGGAAGTGA